Part of the Wolbachia endosymbiont (group B) of Eucosma cana genome, TTATGTAGCGATTAATGAGCAATTTAGTTTTAGTCTATATAACTTTTTCAAACTTGAAAGAGGCTCAGGCTATTTCTGAAGAATTGTTAAACGAGAAGTTAATTGTGTGTGTAAATATATTTCCTGAAGTAAACTCTCTGTATTTATGGGAAGGTAAAACTAATAGTAATTGTGAAGTAGTGGCAATTATGAAAAGTAGGAATGATCAGGCTGATAAGATTGTAGAAAAAATCGAGTCAATGCATTCTTATGATCAACCAGCCGTTGTGATAATACCCATAGGAAAAGCGAATAAATCTTTTACTAATTGGGTTAATAATGTTATTGATATAAACAATATTGGGGTGTAGCCAAGTGGTAAGGCAGCGGTTTTTGATACCGCCACGCGAAGGTTCGAATCCTTCCACCCCAGCTTTATTGAAGTGTGCGTGAAATGATATCACTTTTTTATAAATTAAGGTTATTTAATTACATACTGGGCAGTTTGAAAGATATAGTTGTCAAGCTATTTCTTTTCACTTTGTATCTTTATACATCGAGCATTATGCTCATGTTTCTCACCAGTGGCTTTTGGTATGCTGTAGAGTTTAGCTCTTTCAAAAATGCATTTTACCATTTGTATCAATATTTAAAATGGTATTATGAAAATAGAGATGATTTGGGTTATGGAGTTTCTATTAGAATATTAGTAGCGTTTCTTACTCCGCATTTTCTCTACAAATTATTTTCTGGCACAGGCTGGAAGTCTTTTTTCAAGGAGAAGATAGTTCAGATACTCAGCACAAGAAGAAAAATGAGTAATAAACCAAATGGCAGTAGTTATGGTTATAGTAATAAGAACAGTTACGGTAACAATAATCTTCAAGAGGCAGAACGGAAAGTGAATATGATAAAGCAGCTATTAATCCAAGATATAGATGAAGCTATAGAAAAAAGATTAAATGATATTTTTCTTGGTGAGAGGGGTAAACCTCATTAAAAGGGCTTTATCTTTTTTAGAATTGGCTGTATTTTGTTTTTTACGTATAATGGATCGCAATCAGCCAGTATACATGTTTCAACAAAATCTTGACTGAAGTCTGATAGCCAGGAAATTGCTTTACGTTTCTCTACCAAGCTTTCTGTTTTTTTACAGTTACTTGCTGCATCAATCATTGCCTGTGATATCACTGATTGCCACAGTATGCAGTACCTTTGTATATCATCTAAAGTGCTATTTGCTTCGTGATGGTGAAAAAATTCTTTGAAATTGAAGTTATTTGACATTACGTACCTCTTTAAGTTGAAAATTAGAATTTGAAGTAGTGCGAAAGTT contains:
- the cutA gene encoding divalent-cation tolerance protein CutA, whose protein sequence is MSNLVLVYITFSNLKEAQAISEELLNEKLIVCVNIFPEVNSLYLWEGKTNSNCEVVAIMKSRNDQADKIVEKIESMHSYDQPAVVIIPIGKANKSFTNWVNNVIDINNIGV